The Comamonas sp. GB3 AK4-5 genome includes a region encoding these proteins:
- a CDS encoding CreA family protein, whose product MHTSAPRPTLSALLLATLAALALQAPAAHAAESEQIGSVDTVFKFIGPDHKIVVDAYDDPKVAGVTCYVSRAKTGGIKGGLGLAEDRSEASIVCQATGPVQIPQPLKQQEEVFTERTSLLFKRLRVVRMVDAKRNTLVYMTYSDRVIEGSPQNSVTAVAVPHSTPIPVKK is encoded by the coding sequence ATGCATACCTCTGCCCCGCGCCCTACTTTGTCCGCCCTGCTGCTGGCCACGCTGGCTGCCCTCGCCCTGCAAGCGCCCGCCGCCCATGCGGCGGAGTCCGAGCAAATCGGCTCCGTGGACACGGTGTTCAAATTCATTGGCCCGGACCACAAAATCGTGGTCGACGCCTACGACGACCCCAAGGTGGCCGGCGTGACCTGCTATGTCTCGCGCGCCAAGACCGGGGGCATCAAGGGCGGGCTGGGCCTGGCCGAAGACCGCTCCGAAGCCTCCATCGTCTGCCAGGCCACCGGCCCGGTTCAGATTCCGCAGCCACTCAAGCAGCAGGAAGAGGTGTTCACCGAGCGCACCTCGCTGCTGTTCAAGCGCCTGCGCGTGGTGCGCATGGTGGACGCCAAGCGCAACACCCTGGTCTATATGACCTATTCCGACCGCGTGATCGAGGGCTCGCCACAAAACAGCGTGACCGCCGTGGCCGTGCCGCACAGCACGCCGATTCCGGTGAAAAAATAA
- a CDS encoding LysE family transporter yields MHYQASLLLMAGIYLAVLVSPGPNFFILSQMALDGHGHSARYVVQGLTSSGLAWALLSIAGVAALLAQHPQLAMALRWLGAAYLVWYGVKLLRAAWRGCTHAQSLSQAPRSRGAAFRMGWFTGMTNPKGAAFWTSAFAASFPAQAPTWFYGITLLLVAVMSLSWHLGITQVFGIPALRSGYLRMERAISGLSGAALVLLGAQRAVSR; encoded by the coding sequence ATGCACTATCAGGCGTCGCTTTTGCTGATGGCGGGCATTTACCTGGCCGTGCTGGTCAGCCCCGGCCCGAATTTTTTCATCCTCAGTCAAATGGCCCTGGACGGCCATGGCCACTCCGCACGCTATGTGGTGCAGGGGCTGACCAGCAGTGGCCTGGCTTGGGCGCTGTTGTCGATTGCGGGGGTAGCGGCGTTGCTGGCCCAGCATCCGCAACTGGCCATGGCGCTGCGCTGGCTGGGCGCGGCGTATCTGGTCTGGTATGGCGTCAAGCTGCTGCGCGCGGCTTGGCGGGGGTGTACACATGCGCAGAGCCTGTCCCAAGCGCCACGGTCACGCGGGGCCGCGTTTCGCATGGGCTGGTTCACCGGGATGACCAACCCCAAGGGCGCAGCCTTCTGGACCAGCGCCTTTGCGGCGAGTTTTCCGGCGCAAGCTCCGACCTGGTTTTATGGCATTACGCTGCTGCTGGTGGCCGTGATGTCCCTGAGCTGGCACCTGGGCATCACCCAGGTCTTTGGCATCCCCGCTTTGCGCAGTGGCTATCTGCGGATGGAGCGGGCCATCAGTGGCCTGTCCGGCGCTGCACTGGTCTTGCTGGGGGCGCAGCGCGCGGTCTCCCGCTAA
- a CDS encoding acyl-CoA dehydrogenase family protein, protein MELWQQLEPRLEQVVREVIAPAAEETDRQARYPRAALNALGKAGLLGLLSSTEVGGLGGGLPEAVRVIERIAQDCPCTAMVLTMHYCGVALIEPFGGAPEMDAVRRDIAAGRHVSTLAVSEAASRSHIWAPAGTASDAGEEAGDVVQLNALKSMITSAGEADSYVWISRATQGEGNTLWLVDSRLPGLRIPSQFDGMGLRGNASSPIAAENVVVPRHFMLGADGAGEAVKGQHLMPFFTTLIATTSVGLMQGVLRRALQHVAGTRFSSTGGSLADLPTIRAYLAKAQLKADQAQLLRDDAVVAVQTGRADARTRLLQCKAAAAEAALEVSDTAMRVCGGAAFRKELGIERLFRDARAASVMAPTTDVIYDLLGKSLCEAVA, encoded by the coding sequence ATGGAACTGTGGCAGCAACTGGAGCCTCGGCTGGAACAAGTGGTGCGTGAGGTGATCGCACCGGCGGCGGAGGAGACCGATCGCCAGGCCCGCTACCCGCGTGCGGCGCTGAATGCGCTGGGCAAGGCCGGGCTGCTGGGACTGCTCAGCAGTACCGAAGTGGGCGGCCTGGGCGGCGGCCTGCCCGAGGCCGTCCGGGTGATCGAGCGCATTGCCCAGGACTGCCCTTGCACGGCCATGGTGCTGACCATGCACTACTGCGGCGTGGCACTGATCGAGCCCTTTGGCGGCGCCCCCGAAATGGATGCGGTGCGCCGCGACATTGCCGCCGGCCGCCATGTGAGCACGCTGGCCGTGTCTGAAGCTGCCTCACGCAGCCATATCTGGGCCCCGGCCGGTACGGCCAGCGATGCCGGTGAGGAAGCCGGTGATGTGGTGCAGCTCAATGCCCTGAAAAGCATGATCACCTCGGCCGGTGAGGCTGACTCCTATGTCTGGATCTCACGTGCTACGCAGGGCGAGGGCAATACGCTGTGGCTGGTGGACAGCCGCCTGCCCGGCCTGCGCATTCCCAGCCAGTTTGACGGCATGGGCCTGCGCGGCAATGCATCGTCACCGATTGCGGCCGAGAACGTGGTCGTTCCCCGCCATTTCATGCTCGGTGCCGACGGCGCGGGCGAGGCCGTCAAGGGCCAGCATTTGATGCCTTTTTTCACCACGCTGATTGCCACCACCTCGGTGGGACTGATGCAGGGCGTGCTGCGCCGTGCACTGCAGCATGTGGCGGGCACGCGGTTTTCCAGCACTGGCGGCTCGCTGGCCGACCTGCCCACTATCCGCGCCTACCTGGCCAAGGCCCAGCTCAAGGCAGACCAGGCCCAGTTGCTGCGCGACGACGCCGTGGTGGCGGTGCAGACGGGGCGTGCCGATGCGCGCACCCGGCTGCTGCAATGCAAGGCCGCAGCCGCCGAAGCGGCGCTGGAGGTGAGCGACACCGCCATGCGCGTGTGCGGTGGTGCGGCCTTCCGCAAGGAGCTGGGCATTGAGCGCCTGTTCCGCGATGCGCGTGCCGCCTCCGTGATGGCACCCACCACCGATGTGATCTACGACTTGCTGGGCAAGTCACTGTGCGAGGCCGTGGCCTAA
- a CDS encoding phosphate/phosphite/phosphonate ABC transporter substrate-binding protein yields MTASYQVLTLGAVAYAPKVVTIWEGFKSYFSERGLYFDFVLYSNYETLTEALIRGDVQLAWNSPLAFVRADRMARAAGQRVESIAMRDTDLDVQSLLVLPADSKLQSLQDLRGQTVGFGAIDSPQATLIPLDHLRQAGLVGGRDYQVQRFDVLGGKHGDHIGGERLAAKAMVAGEIAASWMVAKNYQAFAAEGTLPAGGTRVLATSGAFDHCNMTTGPSITQADSERFREILMGMSWDDPAVRPLLELEGLKAWHPGRASGYALLERAVTDEQFYSADGRITVQGYQY; encoded by the coding sequence ATGACTGCTTCCTACCAAGTTCTCACGCTGGGCGCCGTGGCCTATGCACCCAAGGTCGTCACCATCTGGGAGGGCTTCAAGTCCTATTTCAGCGAACGCGGGCTGTACTTCGACTTCGTGCTGTATTCGAACTACGAAACCTTGACCGAGGCGCTGATCCGCGGCGATGTGCAGCTGGCCTGGAATTCGCCGCTGGCCTTTGTGCGCGCCGACCGCATGGCCCGCGCTGCGGGCCAGCGCGTGGAATCGATTGCCATGCGCGACACCGATCTGGACGTGCAGTCGCTGCTGGTGCTGCCCGCCGACAGCAAGCTGCAATCGCTGCAAGACCTGCGCGGCCAGACCGTGGGCTTTGGTGCCATTGACTCGCCCCAGGCCACGCTGATTCCGCTGGACCATTTGCGCCAGGCCGGCCTGGTGGGCGGGCGTGACTACCAGGTGCAGCGCTTCGATGTGCTGGGTGGCAAGCATGGCGACCATATCGGCGGCGAACGCCTGGCCGCCAAGGCCATGGTGGCCGGCGAGATTGCCGCGAGCTGGATGGTGGCCAAGAACTACCAGGCCTTTGCCGCCGAAGGTACGTTGCCGGCCGGAGGCACGCGCGTGCTGGCCACTTCGGGCGCTTTTGACCACTGCAATATGACCACGGGGCCCAGCATCACCCAGGCCGACTCCGAGCGCTTTCGCGAGATTTTGATGGGCATGTCCTGGGACGATCCGGCCGTGCGCCCATTGCTGGAACTGGAAGGGTTGAAGGCCTGGCACCCGGGTCGCGCCAGCGGCTATGCGCTGCTGGAACGCGCCGTGACGGACGAGCAGTTCTACAGCGCCGATGGCCGCATCACCGTGCAGGGCTACCAGTACTGA
- a CDS encoding acyl-CoA dehydrogenase family protein — MSRYLETLETIVQHTIAPAAADTDREARFPQAELDALGQAGLLGLLSATEVGGLGQGLAQAVQVIERIARDCPSTAMVLTMHYAGTVLIEKYGPLDVRRAIAAGRHVTTLAWSEAGSRSHFWAPVSTATADGADHVLLDAHKSMVTSAQQADSYVWSSRPVAANGAATLWLVDSRLPGLASPQAFDGMGLRGNASAPVRAQQVRLPLQARLGADGAGGDIMNNDELPVFTTLIATTSIGLMDGVLARATAHITSSHFAASGSSLADLPTVRAYLARARIRADQARALRDDTLAALATGRADAMLRVLEVKASAAEAALEVSDTAMRICGGAAFRKELGVERLFRDARAASVMGPTSDVLYDFIGRALCGMPLA; from the coding sequence ATGAGCCGTTATCTGGAAACGCTGGAAACCATTGTCCAGCACACCATCGCCCCCGCTGCCGCAGACACCGACCGCGAGGCCCGCTTTCCCCAGGCCGAGCTGGATGCGCTGGGCCAGGCCGGGCTGCTGGGCTTGCTCAGTGCCACCGAAGTCGGGGGCCTGGGCCAGGGCCTGGCCCAGGCGGTGCAGGTGATCGAGCGCATTGCGCGCGACTGCCCCTCTACCGCCATGGTGCTCACCATGCATTACGCCGGCACCGTGCTGATCGAAAAATACGGCCCGCTGGACGTGCGCCGGGCGATTGCGGCCGGGCGCCATGTGACCACGCTGGCCTGGTCTGAGGCGGGCTCGCGCAGCCATTTCTGGGCACCGGTCAGCACCGCCACGGCCGATGGTGCGGACCATGTGCTGCTGGATGCACACAAGAGCATGGTCACCTCGGCGCAGCAGGCGGACTCCTATGTGTGGTCCTCACGCCCGGTGGCGGCGAATGGCGCGGCCACGCTGTGGTTGGTGGATAGCCGTCTGCCCGGCCTTGCCAGCCCCCAGGCTTTTGATGGCATGGGGCTGCGCGGCAATGCCTCGGCCCCGGTGCGGGCGCAGCAGGTGCGGTTGCCGCTGCAGGCCCGCCTGGGAGCCGATGGAGCGGGCGGCGACATCATGAACAACGACGAGCTGCCGGTGTTCACCACCTTGATTGCCACCACCTCCATTGGCTTGATGGATGGGGTGTTGGCGCGTGCCACGGCCCACATCACCAGCAGCCACTTTGCCGCCAGCGGCAGCAGCCTGGCCGACCTTCCCACGGTTCGCGCCTATCTGGCGCGCGCACGCATCCGGGCCGACCAGGCCCGGGCACTGCGTGACGACACGCTGGCCGCCTTGGCGACGGGGCGGGCGGACGCCATGCTGCGGGTGCTGGAGGTCAAGGCCAGCGCGGCCGAGGCGGCGCTGGAAGTCAGTGACACGGCCATGCGGATCTGCGGTGGCGCGGCCTTCCGCAAGGAGCTGGGTGTGGAGCGGCTGTTCCGCGATGCGCGTGCGGCGTCGGTCATGGGCCCGACTTCGGACGTGTTGTACGACTTCATCGGCCGTGCCTTGTGCGGCATGCCGCTGGCTTGA
- a CDS encoding ferritin-like domain-containing protein: MTDLQIRAGAAAPVVDLGALGFDAGAHLLIKHALAPLAVGEAVRVQGSAPGWQAQLVAWCQAQGHALQTSAGWVQAPQLTVCKGGAQAGRWRAAAQTGHSDGAQPGAVAEQALPHWGLAARGAQVEQGAPAFRFRLVDKAEFWTDSAADLYAQAVAAQWHADTAIDWNDAPEPPAPIEDAIVQIMTYMVENENAALVVPARFLGELHPHYRELQAALAIQVADEARHIDVFTRRIRRHGRVPALSTAGGQASLMSLLDEKDFSVASFLLSVLGEGTFVNLLQFLQAEAPDPLTRQICRLAARDEARHVALGMSHLLYRLQREPEFRHRLAEAVEARHDALAGTAGLNEEVFDALILVAAGEMTPTAIARGAQRVQQLMRDMEDGRYTKLVRLGFDKAHAAELASLHTRNFM, translated from the coding sequence ATGACGGACTTGCAGATACGGGCCGGCGCAGCCGCCCCAGTGGTGGATCTGGGCGCACTGGGCTTTGATGCCGGGGCCCACCTGCTCATCAAACACGCGCTGGCGCCGCTGGCAGTGGGCGAGGCGGTGCGGGTGCAGGGCAGCGCGCCGGGCTGGCAAGCCCAGCTGGTGGCCTGGTGTCAGGCGCAAGGCCATGCCTTGCAAACGTCGGCGGGCTGGGTGCAGGCGCCGCAGTTGACGGTGTGCAAGGGCGGGGCCCAGGCCGGGCGCTGGCGGGCAGCGGCCCAGACCGGCCACAGCGATGGGGCGCAGCCCGGTGCCGTGGCCGAGCAGGCCTTGCCGCACTGGGGCCTGGCCGCGCGCGGCGCACAGGTGGAGCAGGGCGCACCGGCTTTTCGTTTTCGGCTGGTGGATAAGGCAGAATTCTGGACCGACAGCGCGGCCGATTTGTACGCCCAGGCCGTGGCCGCACAGTGGCATGCCGACACGGCCATCGACTGGAACGATGCACCCGAGCCGCCAGCGCCCATCGAGGACGCCATCGTCCAGATCATGACCTATATGGTCGAGAACGAGAACGCGGCCCTGGTGGTGCCGGCCCGCTTTCTGGGCGAGCTGCACCCGCACTACCGCGAGCTGCAGGCGGCGCTGGCGATTCAGGTGGCGGACGAGGCGCGTCACATCGACGTTTTCACCCGCCGCATACGTCGCCACGGGCGCGTGCCGGCGCTGTCCACGGCCGGGGGGCAGGCCTCGCTGATGAGCCTGCTGGATGAAAAGGATTTTTCAGTCGCCAGCTTTTTGCTGTCGGTGCTGGGCGAGGGCACCTTCGTCAACCTGTTGCAATTTTTGCAGGCCGAGGCGCCTGACCCCCTGACCCGCCAGATCTGCCGCCTGGCCGCACGCGACGAGGCCCGTCATGTCGCACTGGGCATGTCGCACCTGCTGTACCGCTTGCAGCGCGAGCCGGAATTCCGCCACCGACTGGCCGAGGCCGTGGAAGCCCGCCACGATGCGCTGGCCGGCACGGCCGGGCTGAATGAGGAGGTGTTCGACGCCCTGATCCTGGTGGCAGCCGGTGAGATGACGCCCACGGCCATTGCCCGCGGCGCCCAGCGCGTGCAGCAGCTGATGCGCGATATGGAAGACGGGCGCTACACCAAGCTGGTGCGGCTGGGCTTTGACAAGGCCCATGCGGCGGAGCTGGCCTCGCTGCATACGCGGAACTTTATGTGA
- a CDS encoding Lrp/AsnC family transcriptional regulator encodes MASPSSLTLDDFDLAILALLQRDNTLSQRDIAQTVHLSAPAVQRRISRLRASGVIRAETAVLDASRLGRPLTLLVEVHLHDEHPLRTAGLQQRMQDEIAVQQCYAITGEADYLLVITAATMADYEAITTRLFGGDDNVRRFCTSVALNCLKVGLQVPLPGGPVQV; translated from the coding sequence ATGGCTTCACCTTCCTCCTTGACACTGGACGACTTCGATCTGGCCATCCTGGCCCTGCTGCAGCGCGACAACACCCTGTCCCAGCGCGACATCGCCCAGACCGTGCACCTGTCCGCACCCGCCGTGCAACGCCGCATCAGCAGACTCCGAGCCAGCGGCGTGATCCGCGCCGAAACCGCCGTGCTGGACGCCAGCCGCCTGGGCCGGCCGCTGACGCTGCTGGTCGAGGTCCATCTGCATGACGAACACCCGCTGCGCACCGCCGGCCTGCAGCAACGCATGCAGGATGAAATCGCCGTGCAGCAGTGCTATGCCATCACCGGCGAAGCCGACTACCTGCTGGTGATCACCGCAGCCACCATGGCCGACTACGAGGCCATCACCACCCGACTGTTTGGCGGCGACGACAACGTGCGGCGCTTTTGCACCTCGGTGGCGCTGAACTGTTTGAAGGTGGGGCTGCAGGTACCGCTGCCTGGTGGGCCGGTACAGGTTTGA
- a CDS encoding EamA family transporter yields the protein MLMQRNAVWLPWLAIFASVLFLGLGTSWAKHSLFPAVGAQGTTAVRVGFSALILLLLCRPWRWPLSAADRRAALLYGAALGLMNLSFYMALRTLPFGVAVAIEFSGPLAVAVWASRRPLDFVWVLLAVAGLGLLLPLGHAVSSLDPVGVLWAVLAAVCWASYILFGKRIGHLPVAHSVSLGLAMAALVVLPVGVVHAGSALLSPSVLLVGLGVAAVSSALPISLEMVALKRLPPQAFGIMLSMEPAVAAVLALLLLDEQLSAVQWLAIGLIVLASMGSALTASMATLVKEKSRSRADALQADFSAK from the coding sequence ATGTTGATGCAACGCAATGCTGTTTGGCTGCCATGGCTGGCCATTTTCGCCTCCGTCTTGTTTCTGGGCCTGGGGACTTCCTGGGCCAAGCACAGTCTGTTTCCTGCCGTGGGTGCCCAGGGCACCACGGCCGTGCGCGTGGGGTTTTCCGCGCTGATTCTGCTCTTGCTGTGCCGGCCCTGGCGCTGGCCGCTGTCGGCCGCAGACCGTCGTGCGGCCCTGCTCTATGGCGCGGCCCTGGGGCTGATGAACCTGAGCTTTTACATGGCGCTGCGCACCCTGCCTTTTGGGGTGGCCGTCGCCATCGAATTCTCCGGGCCGCTGGCCGTGGCGGTATGGGCCTCGCGCCGGCCGCTGGACTTTGTCTGGGTGCTGCTGGCCGTGGCCGGCCTGGGCCTGTTGCTGCCACTGGGCCATGCGGTCAGCAGCCTGGACCCGGTGGGCGTGTTGTGGGCCGTATTGGCGGCGGTGTGCTGGGCCAGCTACATCCTGTTTGGCAAACGCATAGGGCATTTGCCGGTGGCGCATTCGGTGTCGTTAGGCCTGGCCATGGCGGCCCTGGTGGTGTTGCCTGTGGGTGTGGTGCATGCGGGCAGTGCCCTGCTGTCGCCCAGCGTGCTGCTGGTGGGCCTGGGCGTGGCGGCGGTCTCCAGCGCCTTGCCCATCTCGCTGGAAATGGTGGCGCTCAAGCGCCTGCCGCCTCAGGCCTTTGGCATCATGCTCAGCATGGAGCCCGCCGTGGCCGCCGTCCTGGCCCTGCTGCTGCTGGACGAGCAACTGAGCGCCGTGCAGTGGCTGGCGATTGGTCTGATTGTGCTGGCCTCCATGGGCAGTGCGCTGACGGCCTCCATGGCGACCCTGGTGAAGGAGAAAAGCCGGTCGCGGGCCGATGCACTGCAGGCCGATTTTTCAGCTAAATAG